From the genome of Gemmatimonadota bacterium, one region includes:
- the argH gene encoding argininosuccinate lyase produces the protein MTDSRDESLKQLMDDFHASIDADRRLFRVDIRGSIAYARGLVRIGVLTADEGRVIEEALGEIEGEIESGAYALTRDLEDIHMAVEKRLIEKVGSVGGKLHTGRSRNDQNATDERMYLREVVDDVSGRIRDCQAALLGLAERTVDTVFPGYTHLQQAQPIRFAHYALSLLFGLQRDRERLADCRKRINVMPLGAGAMAGSAFPIDRAFLAEELGFDGISPNSIDAVSDRDFNVEFLAACTTLMIRISRACEDLVIWSSTEFGYVKQHPRLATGSSIMPQKKNPDAAELLRGKTGRVVGSLVSLVTILKGLPHTYNKDMQDEKEPLFDAIDTVTVALTVFTAIWETLEVSGDRVEESMDDTMLATDLADYLTRCGVPFREGHGIVAALVDEALSRGCSLRDLPLELYQQYSAHFDEATIGQLSFDDSADKRALPGGTGRRAIEQQLEQAREILARG, from the coding sequence ATGACCGACAGCCGAGACGAATCACTCAAACAGTTGATGGATGATTTCCACGCGTCCATCGACGCGGACCGCCGCCTGTTTCGCGTGGACATCCGGGGCAGCATCGCCTATGCCCGAGGGCTGGTCCGCATCGGTGTGCTCACCGCCGATGAAGGCCGGGTTATCGAAGAGGCGCTGGGCGAGATCGAAGGCGAGATCGAAAGCGGCGCCTATGCGCTGACCCGGGACCTGGAAGACATCCACATGGCCGTGGAGAAACGCCTGATCGAGAAAGTGGGCTCCGTGGGCGGAAAACTCCACACGGGCCGCAGCCGCAACGACCAGAACGCTACGGACGAGCGGATGTATCTCCGCGAGGTGGTAGACGACGTCTCCGGGCGGATCCGGGATTGCCAGGCGGCGCTGCTGGGGCTGGCCGAACGCACGGTGGACACCGTCTTCCCCGGGTATACCCACCTGCAGCAGGCCCAGCCGATCCGGTTCGCCCACTACGCCCTTTCGCTCCTGTTCGGGCTCCAGCGGGACCGGGAGCGACTGGCGGACTGCCGGAAACGGATCAACGTCATGCCCCTCGGCGCCGGGGCGATGGCGGGCAGCGCCTTCCCGATCGACCGCGCGTTCCTGGCCGAAGAACTGGGTTTCGACGGCATCTCGCCCAACAGCATCGACGCGGTGAGCGACCGCGATTTCAACGTCGAGTTCCTCGCCGCATGCACGACGCTGATGATCCGTATCAGCCGGGCCTGCGAGGACCTGGTCATCTGGTCGTCCACGGAATTCGGGTACGTCAAGCAGCATCCCCGGCTGGCCACGGGCAGCAGCATCATGCCGCAGAAGAAGAACCCGGACGCCGCCGAACTGCTGAGGGGCAAGACCGGCCGCGTCGTGGGCAGCCTGGTCTCCCTCGTCACCATACTCAAGGGACTGCCCCACACATACAACAAGGATATGCAGGATGAAAAGGAACCGCTCTTCGATGCGATCGACACGGTGACCGTCGCGCTGACGGTCTTCACGGCGATCTGGGAGACGCTGGAGGTTAGCGGCGATCGGGTTGAAGAAAGCATGGACGACACCATGCTGGCCACGGACCTGGCGGACTACCTGACCCGGTGCGGCGTGCCGTTCCGGGAAGGACACGGCATCGTGGCCGCGCTCGTGGACGAGGCTTTAAGCCGAGGCTGCAGCCTGCGGGACCTTCCGCTCGAGCTGTACCAGCAGTATTCAGCGCATTTCGACGAAGCTACAATCGGGCAGCTCAGCTTCGACGACAGCGCCGACAAGCGGGCCCTGCCCGGCGGCACCGGTCGAAGAGCGATCGAGCAGCAGTTGGAACAGGCCCGTGAGATCCTTGCGCGCGGTTAA
- a CDS encoding N-acetyltransferase yields the protein MNKTDKIRSQASNGSETVIRPAVIGDVPEIMEILQPYIEEDILLPVSVYRLFEHIRYFVVGERDGQVIGCGSLVIVWHDLAEVRSLAVRRGCRGGGIGGRIVDVLIAEAEELGVARVFALTYETSFFGRHGFEVVDRETLPHKVWKDCTTCARFTHCDEIAVARTLIPEDQRKPEPALPDMQQDPTLIMPSPAPR from the coding sequence ATGAATAAAACGGACAAAATCAGGTCGCAGGCATCGAACGGAAGCGAAACCGTCATCCGCCCGGCCGTGATCGGGGACGTTCCCGAGATCATGGAGATTCTCCAGCCCTATATCGAGGAGGACATCCTCCTTCCGGTGTCGGTATACCGCTTGTTCGAGCACATCCGGTACTTCGTCGTAGGCGAGCGTGACGGCCAGGTGATCGGCTGCGGTTCCCTCGTGATCGTCTGGCACGACCTGGCCGAGGTCCGGTCCCTGGCCGTCCGGAGGGGATGCCGGGGCGGCGGCATCGGCGGGCGGATCGTCGACGTACTCATCGCGGAGGCGGAGGAACTGGGTGTCGCCCGGGTCTTCGCCCTGACTTACGAGACCAGCTTTTTCGGCCGCCACGGGTTCGAGGTGGTCGACCGCGAGACTCTGCCGCACAAGGTCTGGAAGGACTGTACCACCTGCGCCCGTTTCACCCACTGCGACGAGATCGCGGTAGCCCGGACGCTGATCCCCGAAGACCAGCGGAAACCGGAACCCGCCCTGCCGGACATGCAGCAGGACCCCACGCTGATCATGCCTTCTCCCGCTCCTCGGTAA
- the argB gene encoding acetylglutamate kinase: MAQNIVVKLGGATIEQDGVIEELAADLRDLPDVFPIIVHGGGAEIGRYLELLGKEFTFVNGLRVTDGDMVEIVEMVLSGKVNKELVSRFQHSGVNALGVSGKDMGLLRAEKYREDGVDIGFVGEIVEVNTTLFDLCASNHVTPVVSPISGGVNGETYNVNADHAALDIARAVACDDIVFISDVAGIHRSDGRPVRKLTPELADALIEAGEITGGMIPKVRSALECLSYGVRRARIIAWQGAGTLRKELASEESVFGTVVTTG, from the coding sequence ATGGCACAAAACATCGTGGTAAAACTGGGCGGCGCGACGATCGAGCAGGACGGCGTGATCGAGGAGCTGGCCGCCGACCTTCGGGACCTGCCGGACGTTTTCCCGATCATCGTCCACGGCGGCGGTGCGGAGATCGGCCGGTACCTTGAACTTCTCGGTAAGGAGTTCACCTTCGTGAACGGTCTTCGCGTCACGGACGGCGACATGGTCGAGATCGTGGAGATGGTCCTGTCGGGCAAGGTCAACAAGGAACTGGTCTCGCGCTTTCAGCACAGCGGAGTGAACGCCCTCGGCGTAAGCGGGAAGGACATGGGCCTGCTGCGGGCGGAGAAGTACCGGGAGGACGGCGTGGACATCGGCTTCGTGGGAGAGATCGTCGAGGTGAATACCACCCTCTTCGATCTCTGCGCGTCGAACCACGTCACGCCTGTGGTCTCCCCCATTTCGGGGGGCGTCAACGGGGAGACCTACAACGTCAACGCGGACCACGCCGCGCTGGACATCGCCCGGGCCGTGGCCTGCGACGACATCGTGTTCATATCGGACGTGGCCGGCATCCATCGGTCCGACGGTCGGCCCGTCCGCAAGTTGACCCCCGAACTGGCCGACGCGCTGATCGAAGCGGGTGAGATCACGGGCGGGATGATTCCCAAGGTCCGCTCCGCCCTCGAGTGCCTGTCCTACGGCGTCCGCCGCGCCCGCATCATCGCGTGGCAGGGGGCCGGAACGCTGCGGAAGGAACTGGCGTCGGAAGAAAGTGTTTTCGGAACGGTAGTGACCACGGGATAG
- a CDS encoding aspartate aminotransferase family protein: protein MTTEEIIALEEQYIAPTYVRPPVVFDRGSGAYVYDLEGRRYLDFLGGIAVNSLGHGVPEIIGAVAQQTAKLMHISNLYHTEPHVKLAKLLVENAFPARVFFCNSGSESIEAALKFTRRWASEAGGEAKHEIVTFENAFHGRTYGAVSATAQPKYHEGFKPMLPGMVYLPLNEIEPLEEAISAERTAAVMVEPVQGEGGVNPAHVEFLRHLRKLCDERKVALIFDEIQCGLCRTGKLFAYQHHGIEPDVMTLAKPLAGGLPIGAVMMKSHIAEVLKPGMHGSTFGANPVACHVAHAVVSKMIDEGLADRALEMGGKLTAGLNALAGTHTDIKEVRGAGLLIGVEFEDKVGDVVSACRDEGLIVGTAGDNVLRCAPPLVIEQRHVDEALKIIGGVLDAR from the coding sequence ATGACTACCGAAGAGATCATCGCCCTGGAGGAACAGTACATCGCGCCGACCTACGTGCGTCCGCCCGTCGTGTTCGACCGGGGCAGCGGCGCCTACGTCTACGACCTCGAGGGCAGGCGGTATCTCGATTTCCTCGGCGGCATCGCGGTGAATTCCCTGGGCCACGGGGTACCGGAGATCATCGGCGCCGTGGCGCAGCAGACCGCGAAGCTGATGCACATCTCCAACTTGTACCACACGGAACCCCACGTGAAGCTCGCGAAGCTGCTGGTGGAAAACGCCTTCCCGGCCAGGGTCTTCTTCTGCAACAGCGGATCGGAGTCCATCGAGGCGGCCCTCAAGTTCACGCGCCGGTGGGCGTCCGAAGCGGGCGGCGAGGCCAAGCACGAGATCGTGACCTTCGAGAACGCCTTTCACGGCCGCACGTACGGCGCCGTCAGCGCCACGGCCCAGCCCAAGTACCACGAGGGCTTCAAGCCCATGCTCCCGGGCATGGTCTACCTGCCCCTGAACGAGATCGAGCCTCTCGAAGAGGCCATATCGGCGGAGCGTACCGCGGCCGTGATGGTCGAGCCGGTCCAGGGCGAGGGCGGCGTGAACCCGGCGCACGTGGAGTTCCTGCGCCATCTGCGCAAGCTGTGCGACGAACGCAAAGTCGCCCTGATCTTCGACGAGATCCAGTGCGGCCTGTGCCGCACGGGCAAGCTCTTCGCCTACCAGCACCACGGCATCGAGCCGGACGTCATGACCCTGGCCAAGCCGCTGGCCGGCGGCCTGCCCATCGGCGCCGTCATGATGAAGTCCCACATCGCCGAGGTCCTCAAGCCGGGCATGCACGGTTCCACCTTCGGGGCGAACCCGGTGGCCTGTCACGTGGCCCACGCCGTCGTCAGCAAGATGATCGACGAGGGGCTGGCGGACCGGGCCCTGGAAATGGGCGGCAAACTGACCGCCGGTCTGAATGCCCTCGCCGGAACCCATACGGATATCAAGGAAGTCCGGGGTGCGGGCCTGTTGATCGGCGTGGAATTCGAAGACAAGGTGGGTGACGTAGTAAGCGCGTGCCGGGACGAGGGCCTGATCGTGGGAACGGCCGGGGACAACGTGCTCCGCTGCGCGCCGCCCCTGGTGATCGAGCAGCGGCACGTGGACGAGGCGCTCAAGATCATCGGCGGGGTGCTGGACGCGCGGTGA
- the argC gene encoding N-acetyl-gamma-glutamyl-phosphate reductase has product MIRLGIIGATGYTGMELYRLASRHSGIEIAFATSEQYTGHKLGEVFPRVDPDRDITLRSLDDIGDEPADVVCFCTPDGVAMDRVGAFLDRGVRVVDVSSDFRFDDPEVYTSWYNRPHTAPSLLDDAVYGIPELNRDRIRTADLVGNPGCYPTGVILGLAPLLEEGVIDAGQIIVDAKSGVSGAGRGLKLRNLYVEVNDSITPYNIGHSHRHVGEIEQELSRFSDARPYVVFSPHLTPMSRGILATTYVRVKNGATQGDLAALYEQRYEGEPFIRLSQSGYPETRFVTWTNYCDLRVDRVDGSDLAIVTSAIDNLVKGAAGQALQNVNVMSGLDETTGLI; this is encoded by the coding sequence ATGATCAGACTGGGGATCATCGGCGCGACGGGATACACGGGCATGGAACTGTACCGGTTGGCGTCACGACATTCCGGCATCGAGATCGCCTTCGCCACTTCGGAACAGTACACCGGCCATAAACTCGGCGAGGTCTTTCCCCGGGTCGATCCGGACCGGGACATTACGCTGAGGTCCCTGGACGACATTGGGGACGAACCCGCTGACGTGGTCTGTTTCTGCACGCCGGATGGGGTGGCCATGGACCGGGTCGGCGCCTTCCTGGACCGGGGCGTGCGCGTCGTGGACGTCAGTTCCGATTTCCGTTTCGACGATCCGGAGGTATACACGTCCTGGTACAACCGCCCGCACACCGCCCCATCGCTCCTCGATGACGCGGTGTACGGTATTCCCGAATTGAACCGGGACCGCATACGAACGGCCGATCTCGTGGGCAACCCCGGCTGCTATCCCACCGGCGTTATCCTCGGCCTGGCCCCGCTGCTCGAAGAAGGCGTGATCGACGCCGGGCAGATCATCGTGGACGCCAAGTCAGGCGTCAGCGGCGCCGGCCGGGGCCTGAAGCTGCGCAATCTCTACGTGGAGGTGAACGACAGCATCACGCCGTACAACATCGGTCACTCGCATCGCCACGTGGGGGAAATCGAGCAGGAACTGTCCAGGTTCTCCGATGCGCGGCCCTACGTGGTTTTTTCGCCTCACCTGACGCCCATGAGCCGGGGCATCCTGGCGACGACCTACGTACGTGTGAAGAACGGCGCGACCCAAGGTGACCTGGCGGCCCTGTACGAGCAGCGCTACGAAGGAGAGCCCTTCATCCGGCTGTCGCAGTCCGGCTATCCCGAGACGCGGTTCGTGACCTGGACGAACTACTGTGACCTGCGCGTCGACCGGGTGGACGGTTCGGACCTGGCCATCGTCACGTCCGCCATCGACAACCTGGTCAAGGGCGCCGCCGGCCAGGCGCTGCAGAACGTGAACGTCATGAGCGGCCTGGACGAAACGACGGGGCTGATCTAG